The genomic DNA GGGGTAGTGCATGGCGCTGTAGAGCACCCGGTCGAGGAAGAACGTCTCGCGTTCGGGGTCGTACTCGTACTTGTTGGCGCTGCCGCGGGGCACCTCGATGACGCAGGTGACGATCTCCGGCGCGTCCGCGCCGAGCTCGAGGTGGTAGAGGTTCGTGCTCACGAAGGGGTCCTTTCGGTGGGGGGCGGGAGGGCGAGACCGGCGATGCGCTCGAGGAACGCGGCGTGCAGGCGGTCGTCGCCGGCGAGTTCGGCGTGGAAGACGGTGGCGAGGACGCGGCCCGATGCGACGGCGACCGGGTCGCCGTCGTGGGTCGCGAGGACGCGGACGTCCGGCCCGACCTCGAGGATGCGGGGGGCGCGGATGAACACGCCGCGGAACGGCGCGTCGAGCCCGTCGACGTCGACGTCCGCCTCGAAACTGGCGACCTGCCGCCCGTAGTCGTTGCGGGCGATCGTGACGTCCAGCAGCCCTAGGCGGGGCTGCTCGGGTCGGGCGTGGATCGTGCGGGCGAT from Trueperaceae bacterium includes the following:
- the pdxT gene encoding pyridoxal 5'-phosphate synthase glutaminase subunit PdxT, whose translation is MSAAPRVGVLALQGAFREHRRALERLGADVREVRLPAHLGDLDAVVIPGGESTTMAKLMGAYDLDAALPAFAARGGAVWGTCAGAILIARTIHARPEQPRLGLLDVTIARNDYGRQVASFEADVDVDGLDAPFRGVFIRAPRILEVGPDVRVLATHDGDPVAVASGRVLATVFHAELAGDDRLHAAFLERIAGLALPPPTERTPS